GCGGTTTTTATTTTTGTGCATTTATAAAGAAGTCCGTACAAAGTTTCAAGAAACTTTTGCCCGCCATTGGGATAATTGTCCCAAGGATTTTCACCATCAAGGATAATTGAGACCACCCTGTTTTCAACCTTTGAGAGTTCCCTCAACCGCTCAAAAAGATCGAGAGCGGACTCCACCTCTCCTCTCTGTGTATATTCAAAGCCTATTTTGTCTGAAAGTACTCGATCCCTAAAGAAAATTCTCAATCCGTTAATTGTATAAGGCTTATAAATCTTCTCCCGATCATAGGTTTTTAAAGATTTGAAAAGAATTTCTTCATCGGTTGCAATCCATTTTATCCCGTGTTCCTTATAAATTTGTATGGTGTCCATTGAGACTGAACCCTCTGCAGGCCACATTCCCTGAACTTCCACGTTTAATTTTTCTTTCATAAATTGAATAGCCTTAGCCACGTGCTTCCTCGCATTCTCAGGTTCAGAAAAAGAAAAATCAGGCCTACGGGTATAGGGATTTGAAATTTCTGCATTCCTGGAATCATAAATTACAGGTAAAATGGGATGGTAATAGGGGGTTGCTGATATTTCTATGCGCCCGGAATCGTATAACTCCTTGTATAGTCCTACGGTCTTTCCGATAAGAGGGAGCATCTCACTGTAAAGAATCCTAACATCTTCATCGGTATATTTATGCCCTTTTTCTTTCAACTCCCTGAGAACGGGGTGACTTTCAATAATAAATGGACTTATTCCACTGAAAAGCCAGTAAAATTTTAAATCTCTTAAATCCTGAAGGGTGAAGTATTTCCAGCGAGATTCAATTTCGTAAGGTTTACCCCTTTTTCTCAAGAGATAATAATAGCGAGGGAAGGGCCTAATCCTCGTCTTCTCGCTCACATTGAAGAAGTGGAATAGAATGAATTTAACTTCCTCTTCAGTTAAAGAATCGGCAGGTTTCAATGCGAGGTTTATGAATTTGCATTCAGCCCGCCCTTCCGCATAATCCATAAGCTGCTCAACAAGGACAGGAACTAAGTTAAAAGTAACCTTAACTTCATTAAATTTAGAGAGAATATAAGGCATCTCATAGTACTCTCTGAGAGCATGTTGAATAACCCAGGGTAGGTAATAAACCCTTCTACCATTTTCATTTACGAAATAGGCTGGCTGGTGCATGTGCCAAAGAAATAAAACTCTCATGCTTCCCTGGCTTCCTCAATTATCCTTTTGTAAATCTTTAAAACTTTTTCGAATTCTTCCCTATTCTTAAATTGAGCATACACGCTGATGGATGGATGGTATTCCTCAGGCCTTATTAAAATCCAACCGTTCTCTTTAAATATCTTTATTCCATCAACAAAGGAAACATCCTCACCCTTTATAGACTCCGCAATTTCCCTCATTACCGTTCCCTTTTTCTCGAGGGAACAAGGTACCCTTTCGTGGTAAATCTCATAGGAAGGAATACTTCTTGATAGTTCTTTGACATTGATCTTGGAAGACGCTATTATCTCAAGGATTTTTCCAAAAGCAAACATTGGGTCTGAAACGCTGTGGAGTTCAGGGAATATCAAATGTCCTTCTCCAGTACCAGCAAAAATAACATCATGTTTTCCAGCTTCTATTTCTGCTATTCGCAGAGAAGACTGGATAAACTTAACGTTTTCACCGCTATTCTCACAAACTCTGACAACTTCATCAGGAACAAAAGGTGGAAGGAGAATGGTTCCCTTCAGGCCTGCATTAATTACAAGAAATACGACAAAGACAAGTAGGTCAACGCCACTCCAAACTTTGCCATCGGAATCAATAAGGGCAAGTTTTTCTCCTCCGGGATAGAAATAGACACCAAGATCATAATTCATATTAGTAATCAAATGAGAAATCCTCTCCAAGGAACGTTTAAGATCCTCTTGATTCTTAGACTTCCGCTCAACGTCAACGTGAGCATTTAGGCTTATGTATTCTACAAGAAATTCATTAACGATATACGGGAAAAAGTCAGCCAATACTCCGTAGGCGTAATCAAAAACCACTTTCAATGGTGCCTCTTTTAACACATTTAGATTGAGTGACTTTAGATAGGATTCTCTGTAAAATTCAAAGATCCTACTTTCAACTACTATTTGCCCTGCCTCACTGTAATGAGCCCTTCTGAAATCTTCACGGTAGAAAACCCTCTCAATGGATTTAGCAAAATCGGGTGAAATATGAAAGGCATTAGAATCTAAAAAGATAATGTCCGTTGAAGGAGGATCATCTGGTGCCTGTCTAAAATAGACCCCGCCAATTTCTCCAAAGGTGCTTAACTTGAACCTAAGAATGGGTAAGGGAATCATCTGGGCATCCTTGATATTGACACCACTGGCACCAAGCCCACCAATGAAAGCACGCCGTAAATTACGCGCTGAGGGGCTGGCATCTCTTCCAAGAATAACCCACGAGTTTCTGGGCAATAACGATCCGTATGCGGAACCGAGTTTTGCGCACATCTCGGGCGTAAGTTCAACATTTGTTAAACCCGTAATTTTTGAACCTTGAAAGAGTGATCTTTTCCATTTTTCACCCCACACCACATTTGAAATCACCACCGCCGAATCTTCAACAATCTTACGGGGCCAGATTTTCACATTTTCTCTGACCACGGCCTTTCTCCCAATAATGCATTCATCGGCAATCACGGCTCCTTCATTTATTTCAGCCTCTTCCAACACACTAACCCCATTCATTAAAACTGCACCTTTCACTCTTGCACCCCTCTTTATATACACGTTGTCCCATATAATTGAATCAATTATTTCGGCACCCTGCTCTATGACACAGTTGTTTCCTACAGATGACCTCTGGATCTTACATCTGTCACCTATAGTAGTGTTTTTTCCAATAATCACCGTTCCCTTAAAATCCACATCTTCACCTATCCTAACATCTTCATCAATGCGCACGTCACGACCAACAAGGTCAAGCTTCTTCCCTTCAATGGAAATGTTTACCTTCCCATCAAATACATCGTAGTGGGCATAGCGGTAAGAATTGGGATCTCCAATATCTCGCCAGTATCCCTTTCCAACATAACCGTAGAGAGGCTTGCCCTCTTTCAAAAGCAAGGGAAATAAGTCCTTTGAGTAATCAAAGGCGGTACCTCTTGGAATAAAGTCAAATACTTCTCTATTTAGCAAGTAAATACCTGTGTTAATCGTGTCAGAAAATACTTCACCCCAGGTTGGTTTTTCAAGAAATTTGACAATCCTGGAGTCCTCATCGGTGATAACGATACCAAACTGGAGAGGATCGGTAACCCTCGTGAGGCCAATAGTAACCATCGCCTTCTTCTTCTCGTGAAAATCCATCAAGGCTTTTAGATTGTAATCCGTTAGGAGATCTCCGCTGATAACAAGAATTCTTTCTTCATCACCCAGATACTCTTCCGCCATCTTACACGCACCTGCGGTACCATAATCCTCCTGTGGTACAACATATGAAATTTTAACCCCGAAATCGGAACCGTCACCAAAGTAATTTTTTATCACCTCTGGCTGGAAGTAAAGGAGCATTATAAGATTCTCAAGCCCGTGCTTTTTTAGGTGAGAAACAATTCTTTCAAGAATAGGTCTATTCACAAGGGGTAGCATAGGTTTTGGAATAGCGGTGGTCAAAGGCCTAATTCTCGTACCAAAACCACCTGCCAAAACAATACACTTCATTTCACCACTCCTGTAATATAGTAAATATTAAAAGCAACGGCAACAATAATCAAGTAAGCGCGGTCCTTAAAAAAAGCTGCGGAAGGTTAATTTTTAACTTCTAAAGAAAAAGCATACCCCTTCATGTCAGTCAGGAATTGCTTTAAATTTCTATCATCTTGAATAGTCTATTAGATCCGTAATATGGGACCTTCACTATTTAATAAAAAAAATCCACAGGTAAGGTAAAACTTCCATTCTTAAACCAGTACACGGTATTTGGCGGTTGTATTCTATTAAGCATTCTCAATAGAAATGATCTTCACGCTCCCTATACATAACTGTTGCAAAGAGACCAGAGTTTGTTTCTGACCTTAATTGCTTTTTATCCAGACGAATTTACCTTTTTCCAGTTTTTCACGGTACTTAAACCTGTAAAAATATATTCCAGTCGGAATTTTGTTTTGCTTCAGTATATCGCTTAGTTTAATAACATGACAACCAGCCTCATACATTTCCACTAACCTTCCTAAAAGCCGACCGTCAACAGTAAATATTTCCATAATCACATTGCCTTTTTCTGGTATCATAAACTTAAAATTCAAGTCTTTGAAAGCTGGGTTTGGATAAGGCTTGGAGAAATAATAAATATTTTGCCCATTGATTTTGATATTTAACTTTTCTTTTCCGTACATCCATTGCACATTATGTTCCAACTCAATGAAATTAATGGGGCCATTATACCAGTATCCCACAACACCCCCGTAAGTAATGCCATCCCTAAAAATAGATTTTACAAGTAAGAAATCGTTATTCCAAGGCAACTCCTCCCAACTTTCATAATCTTGATTCCATTCAAAATTGATTCTGTCAAACTCTTCATCTGAAGAATTACATCCCACACCCTCATTACTAAACTCATCTGGATACTCTCCATACCCCCACTCTACCTTAAAACTTGTAAGGTGTGCATAAACTGTTGTATCGGGCGAAACGTTGTTGATAACCGTTCCTCTTATAGTTATCTTTTGCTCAACATCGTTACCTACTAAGGGTGATTTAATGAGAACTAAGGGTTCCTTTCTAATTTTACCAGCCGGAAAACCTATAACATACCTACCCTGATTATAAGTGATAAATCTTCCATCGGGCGTAACAGAAATTCCCTTTAGTATTTGTGATTCTTCTATAATAAGTGTTTCACTCCTCAGGGGATCAAAGTGTAAAATCTTCTTCCCCACGCTGTCGCTAATTAACAATAACATCCTAATTCCGTCAGGATGATAGCATGCCTCTTCTATAATCCCCCCGTCTGAGTGGAAAACAAGACTATCACCTGAAGGAGTGTGCAAAATTAAATCACCTCCTCTTGAATACAAGAACATATCATGATACGGATGAAATCCTAAAAACCTTACTTCTGAAACAGGAAAGGTCTCCAAAATCCTCCTATGCTTCCAGTCTTCCACAACAATGGAATTATCCCTATAATAGATTATTTTATCCCCACAGGGCGAAATCACGGGAAATTTGCCACAAGAATAAACCCTCGTATTTGAACTGACATCATAACAAAGTAAAGGGTTTTTTATTATAACAACACTATCCGGAACCGAAAAGATCAAAACGCTATCATTGGAGGAGAGTACTGGAGAGAACCCTAACTCCTCTCTATCTGCTTGCACCGTCTCCCAATAATGATAGTAGGGAAAGTAGTTCTTATATAAGGTTACTTTATTTAAAACTTCGCCAGTATAGGCGGTATCAACTACCCTCGTGACGTGATACTGAGTATCATGGAAAAAAGAAGCTCCTGGAACTCCACGAGAGATTATATGATAGTTCTCACTCCCGTAGACCCTAACATATAAAACAGCCGTATCAGGCGGATCTATCCCCCTGTTTCCCAATAAGCTCCTGACTACTATTCTTATCCTATACGTACCATCTGGAAGCGTCCCACTACTCCCTACACCATCAAACGCCCTAAAATGATACCCCGGAGACCCAATTTCCTCTTCTGCTAATTTAACCTCTCCAGTAGCAGAATCCATTACCTCGTATTATTAAACCCATGCACATTAACCCCTTTTTAGTAAATTTTATAAAAGAAGAAACAAAAGGTCATTAGCAAGAGCAACTGCGAAAAAAATTTCACAGTATTTCTCACGCTACACATTTTACTAACATTAATTAAAAACAAACTATTTGGTTCAATTACCTTAGAGAAAAACGGGAATCTAAAATTTACATCTAAGTTGTCACTCTCTAATGCATTTCACTTTTTTAATCCGCTGATATGTTCCTCGTCTGGTAAATTCTAAAAGCACTAACAAATTCCGGATTTCTACATAGATAAACTCTTTAATTTTCACCGTGTAAAAATCAAGTGAAAAAGTAATTCTTACTGTTAGCAAAGGTAAAACTAATTAAGGTGAAAGAATTAATAAGATCAAAAGGCACAAATTACTTAGGAGTCTCCTTTTTCTTTAGCAACCTTTTAATTTCGTTTTTCAACTCCGTTGGATCGCCCGATTTAACGACATAGGCATCGGCGAACCAAGCGGTGTATTCATCCTGATAAGAGCTGTAAGCAGTAAAAAGAATCACGGGAATGTCTTTCTTTTTCTTCTCTTTTTCCAGATTTTCCAAAACCTCAAGACCAGATTTCCCCTTCATCTTGATGTCAAGGATAACAAGGTCAATAGGCTCCGTTGAGATCTTATAAAGAGCCTCTTCTGCATTTTCAGCAGTTATCACATCATAGCCTTCCCTTTTCAGCATTTCGCCATAAACTGTACGAATATCAGGTTCATCATCAACCAGCAAGATTCTATAATTAGCCATGTCTTCCTCCTTTTAACCTTTAATAACAGCAATGGGGACCATTCTTGCCACTTTTGTGGAGATACCCGCATTATGGACGACATCAACAACTACGTCCACGTCTTTGTATGCATCTGGTACCTCCTCGCTCAAGGTCTCCATGGAATGGACTTTAACGAGGATTCCTTTTTCTCTAAGCTCTTCAATGATGTTTCTTCCCCTTGTACGCCTTATAGCCTCACTTCTTGAAAGAACTCTCCCCGCACCATGAGCGGTAGACCCAAAGGTTTCCTCCATCGCCCTCTGCGTTCCAAGTAAAATGTAAGAAGCAGTTCCCATATCACCAGGAATCAAAACGGGTTGTCCAATTTCCTTATAAACTGCAGGTACTTGAGGATGTCCCTTGGGGAATGCCCTCGTTGCACCTTTTCTATGCACTATTACTTTCTTAATCCGACCATCAACGACGTGATCTTCTACCTTTGCGATGTTGTGGGCAACGTCATAAATTATTTGCATGCCAAGTTTTTCAGCACTCTCGCCGAGAACTTTCTCAAAAGACTCCCTAATCCAGTGAGTTATAAACTGGCGGTTTGCCCAGGCAAAGTTTGCGGCACATACCATTGCCCCAAAGTAGGCCTGCCCTTCCGGAGAGTTGAAAGGAACCGATGCAAGTTGCCTATCAGGCACACTGATTCCATACTTTGCCATGGCATTTTGTAGCTGTCTCACATAATCATCGCATATCTGGTGTCCAAATCCTCTTGACCCTGTGTGAATCATTATGGTAATGGAGCCTTCCTCTATCCCGATTACGCTGGCTGCCTTCTTGTCAAAGATCCGTTCCACTACCTGAATTTCAAGAAAGTGATTACCTGCGCCAAGTGATCCGAGTTGTGGCAACCCCCTTTCAATTGCCCTCCTCGATACTTTATCAGGGTTTGCACCGCTCATAGAGCCGCCTTCTTCTATCCTCTCAAGGTCTTCTTTCCAGCCAAAACCCTTTTCAACAACCCAACGGGCACCTTGAACCATCACCTCTCTAAGTTCCCTTTCAGTCACTCTATATATACCACCTTTACCAACGCCTGCAGGTACATTGTGGAAAGCTGCATCCAGAATCTTTTCCAGATGTCTTTCAATGTCGGATTTTTTCAAATTTGTTTTTAAAATCCTAACACCACAATTGATATCGTAACCCACACCGCCAGGTGAAATTACTCCGTTTTCAACATCAAAGGCAGCCACACCACCGATTGGAAAGCCATACCCCCAGTGGATATCAGGCATAGCAATGGAATACTTCTGAATACCCGGGAGACAGGCCACGTTTGCTACCTGTTCAGGCGCATTGTCCTTTTTTATTGAATCCAAGAGTTTTTCTGAGGCATAAATAATTCCAGGAACTCTCATACATCTTTTATAATCTTGACTGATTTTCCATCTAAAATTATCAATTTTTTCCAGCCTGCCCTCCCACATGTACTCACCTCCGTGAGTTGTAAACTTCCAAAGCTTTACCCAAAATTCTTATCGCTTCTCTAAGCTTTTCTTCTTCAAGGACATAAGCAATCCTAACCTCGTCCACTCCTTTTCCTGGTGTCAAATAAAAAGACTCAGCAGGGGCTACCATCAGAGTTTTTCCATTTTCATTAAAATCCTTCAACAGCCAGACCGCAAAATCCTCTGCGTTTTCAACTGGTAATTTTACAACAGTATAAAATGCTCCCTCAGGTTTTCTCGCTTCTATTCTCGGTATCTTTGCCAGTTCGTCAAAAACCGCATTTCTTCTCTTTTCATATTCTGCTATCATTGGACCAATGAATTCATCAATATACTTAAATCCATAAACTGCACCCCATTGTTCAATGGTAGGTGGACAAAGCCTCGCCTGGCCCATTTTCATAAATGCCTCAAGAAATTCCCTATTTTTTGTAACTATGAATCCAACACGGGCCCCACAAGCACTGAACCTTTTGGAAATCGAATCAAGAACTATAAGCCGATCATGAATTTCCTCGAATCTTAAAGTAGTTACAGGTTTCCGTCCATCAAAAGCAAACTCCCTGTAAACCTCATCAACCAGGAGATTCAGCCCGTGCTCTTTTACTACTTTTATAACACTCTCAAATTCCTCATCTTCATAAATAGTACCAGTTGGGTTATTCGGAGAACAAAGAAGAATGGCTCTGGTTCTATCATTAACTAACTTTTTTATCGTTTCATAAGATGGTAAGTGAAAACCTTCTTCCACTGAAGTTGGAATGGGCCTTAAATTGATCCCAACCTGTTGTGCAAAGCCTTGATAATTCGTATAGAATGGCTCCGGCACAAGAACCTCATCTCCATAATCGCCCACGAGGAGAAAGGCAAATAAAATTGCCTCGGACCCACCAGTTGTTATAAAAACTTCAGAAGGCGAAACTTGGACCCCAAATCTTCCGAAATATTTTGCTATTTCCTCCCTCAACTCAGGAATCCCATCAGAAGGCCCGTATGGTAATACAGGATCGTTAAAATTTTTTATGCCCTCAAAAATTTGCTTAGGAGTTGGTACGTCAGGTTGTCCTATATTAAGATGATAAACAGTTACACCTTTCTTTTTTGCCTCTATTGCATGGGGATAAAGTTTTCTGATCGGCGAAGCCTGCATACCCTCGGCTCTGTTTGAAATCCTCAGAGTATTTTTTTTAATGGACATAAATAACCTCCTTTCAATTATAAATTTAAGCCAACTTTCACGAACTGTAAAGACATAAGAAAGAAACTTGAAGAGATCACTTTTAGACTTGCACTGGAGAATGTCCAGTAGTGAAAGCAATAAAGACTTCTAAGGTTCAAGAAGTGAACATTTTTTTTCACGATAAGCAAAGTGTAAGAATTCCTGTTCATGTTGTGGTTTACCTTGAAAAAGAAGGCAAAAGGTGGGGTGATAGGTGCAGTTAAAAGATTGTTAAAAGATTCAAGATGAATTTGGAAACTCACTGACTCTTGAAAATATCAGAAACTTAGAAAAACGAAGCATCCCTTGATTCCCTCACAGTAACACCTAACCGAAAACACTTGGAAAAGAAACTTAAAGAAGCTTTAAAGCAATATAAAACGACCAGAAAAAGTTTGGAATACTTTTCATAGATATTTTGCTAACTTTAAGTGTGTAAATGACCAAAACGGTCACCCTTGTGGAGATAAGTTTCTAAAGCCGTCGCACAAACGATATTAATGAATATAAAATCCATTGACACAGTGGGAAGATATGACGGAGAAGAATTTATGATAATCCTTCAGGATATAAATTTGACAAAACTTAAGAAGGTTGCAGAAAAACTGCTAAGGTTAATTAAGAGTTCATATGTAACTGTGAAAATAAGGATTTATCCGCAACAGTATCTATTGTAGGAACGATAGCCAAAAACGGCGATAACTTTACAAAATCCCTAAAGGGGCTGACAACTATCTTCAACAAGCAAAAATCCAACAAACCATCCATCCTAATTGGTTATAAAATTAAACTCCACTCTTTAAACTTTTTGCCTCGTAAAGTCGTGAATCCGCAATTTTAAGCATTTCTTCAAAGGTATGCGCCTCATCCGCTGAAGCAATACCATAAGAAAAAGACACGTAGAAATCTTGGTCATCACACTCGATTTTGTTTTCTACAAGCTTGTGTTTAATCTTTTCTAAAATTTTCTCGGCTTCCACTCTTGAAGTTTTATAAAGCAAAAGTAGAAATTCGTCACCTCCGTAGCGTATTACATAGTCATCTTTCCTAAGCATAGAAAATAGAATTGAAGTAATACGTCTCAAAACACAATCACCTATTACGTGCCCGAAGTGATCGTTGAAATCTTTAAAGTTATCCAAATCTATTAGTGAAATGCTATACATTCCTGGAATAATTTCTTTTATTTTATTTAAAAATCTTCTATTGAGCGCCCCTGTCAGTGGATCCCTCATCGACTCTTTTTCAAGAAACTCTGCTCTCCTCTTCTCCAGAATAAGCTTGCGGTAAAGAGTAATAAAATCGTTTACTATATAGGATGTATTAGCAAACACGAAAATGGGCAGAGCATACTGAGTTAACAACGGTTTGGGAAGATTATTCACAAGTACATACACATCATTGAAGACATGCGGGAGAAGGAAAATAATTGCATTCAAGTTAATTAAAAGTAATTTTTCTGGCCTCGCAGATCGTATAATCTCTCTTAAGAAGACTGAAACAATTAAAGCCATACTAACATATATTGTTACGTTCATTTTAAGGTAAGTTCTCCTTACAAGGACACTATCGTTAGGAACACTCAAAAGAACTAAGATCAAACCGATATTAACGACAAGCAAAGCCAATGCAATTTTCCGATGGACCCCCCTATACCCGAATTCATAGACAAAAGCAAGACCATATAACGCAAGAGATAAGTAAAGGGAAGCTATTATAATTTTTTTGTATACAGCGTAGTAGATTGGGAGATAAGGCACAAATGTATAGTCAATAAGATATATAGCAAAAAAGATCAAAGAAATTCCCAATAAGGCCCTGTGCAGCCTTAGTTCTATTAAAAATGGAATTAAAACAATGAAAAAACCTAAAACCAAAAACATCGCCAAATAAAACTGATTTAACACCTGATTCAAAAAACCCAGCAAAATATATCGGCCTTTCACAAATCTTAAATCACCCATAAAAATAGGCGAAAGTATGCCTAAAGTGTTTTCTGCCTTAACTAATATTCTAAGTTCATTGAACCCATCCTTTAAAAAACTTCCCGGAATAACAAAAAGCTCGGGTTTGTTCCATCGAAGGGAATTTCTACTTATG
The window above is part of the bacterium genome. Proteins encoded here:
- a CDS encoding sugar phosphate nucleotidyltransferase; the protein is MKCIVLAGGFGTRIRPLTTAIPKPMLPLVNRPILERIVSHLKKHGLENLIMLLYFQPEVIKNYFGDGSDFGVKISYVVPQEDYGTAGACKMAEEYLGDEERILVISGDLLTDYNLKALMDFHEKKKAMVTIGLTRVTDPLQFGIVITDEDSRIVKFLEKPTWGEVFSDTINTGIYLLNREVFDFIPRGTAFDYSKDLFPLLLKEGKPLYGYVGKGYWRDIGDPNSYRYAHYDVFDGKVNISIEGKKLDLVGRDVRIDEDVRIGEDVDFKGTVIIGKNTTIGDRCKIQRSSVGNNCVIEQGAEIIDSIIWDNVYIKRGARVKGAVLMNGVSVLEEAEINEGAVIADECIIGRKAVVRENVKIWPRKIVEDSAVVISNVVWGEKWKRSLFQGSKITGLTNVELTPEMCAKLGSAYGSLLPRNSWVILGRDASPSARNLRRAFIGGLGASGVNIKDAQMIPLPILRFKLSTFGEIGGVYFRQAPDDPPSTDIIFLDSNAFHISPDFAKSIERVFYREDFRRAHYSEAGQIVVESRIFEFYRESYLKSLNLNVLKEAPLKVVFDYAYGVLADFFPYIVNEFLVEYISLNAHVDVERKSKNQEDLKRSLERISHLITNMNYDLGVYFYPGGEKLALIDSDGKVWSGVDLLVFVVFLVINAGLKGTILLPPFVPDEVVRVCENSGENVKFIQSSLRIAEIEAGKHDVIFAGTGEGHLIFPELHSVSDPMFAFGKILEIIASSKINVKELSRSIPSYEIYHERVPCSLEKKGTVMREIAESIKGEDVSFVDGIKIFKENGWILIRPEEYHPSISVYAQFKNREEFEKVLKIYKRIIEEAREA
- a CDS encoding RtcB family protein, producing MWEGRLEKIDNFRWKISQDYKRCMRVPGIIYASEKLLDSIKKDNAPEQVANVACLPGIQKYSIAMPDIHWGYGFPIGGVAAFDVENGVISPGGVGYDINCGVRILKTNLKKSDIERHLEKILDAAFHNVPAGVGKGGIYRVTERELREVMVQGARWVVEKGFGWKEDLERIEEGGSMSGANPDKVSRRAIERGLPQLGSLGAGNHFLEIQVVERIFDKKAASVIGIEEGSITIMIHTGSRGFGHQICDDYVRQLQNAMAKYGISVPDRQLASVPFNSPEGQAYFGAMVCAANFAWANRQFITHWIRESFEKVLGESAEKLGMQIIYDVAHNIAKVEDHVVDGRIKKVIVHRKGATRAFPKGHPQVPAVYKEIGQPVLIPGDMGTASYILLGTQRAMEETFGSTAHGAGRVLSRSEAIRRTRGRNIIEELREKGILVKVHSMETLSEEVPDAYKDVDVVVDVVHNAGISTKVARMVPIAVIKG
- a CDS encoding T9SS type A sorting domain-containing protein, which gives rise to MDSATGEVKLAEEEIGSPGYHFRAFDGVGSSGTLPDGTYRIRIVVRSLLGNRGIDPPDTAVLYVRVYGSENYHIISRGVPGASFFHDTQYHVTRVVDTAYTGEVLNKVTLYKNYFPYYHYWETVQADREELGFSPVLSSNDSVLIFSVPDSVVIIKNPLLCYDVSSNTRVYSCGKFPVISPCGDKIIYYRDNSIVVEDWKHRRILETFPVSEVRFLGFHPYHDMFLYSRGGDLILHTPSGDSLVFHSDGGIIEEACYHPDGIRMLLLISDSVGKKILHFDPLRSETLIIEESQILKGISVTPDGRFITYNQGRYVIGFPAGKIRKEPLVLIKSPLVGNDVEQKITIRGTVINNVSPDTTVYAHLTSFKVEWGYGEYPDEFSNEGVGCNSSDEEFDRINFEWNQDYESWEELPWNNDFLLVKSIFRDGITYGGVVGYWYNGPINFIELEHNVQWMYGKEKLNIKINGQNIYYFSKPYPNPAFKDLNFKFMIPEKGNVIMEIFTVDGRLLGRLVEMYEAGCHVIKLSDILKQNKIPTGIYFYRFKYREKLEKGKFVWIKSN
- a CDS encoding glycoside hydrolase family 57 protein, with the protein product MRVLFLWHMHQPAYFVNENGRRVYYLPWVIQHALREYYEMPYILSKFNEVKVTFNLVPVLVEQLMDYAEGRAECKFINLALKPADSLTEEEVKFILFHFFNVSEKTRIRPFPRYYYLLRKRGKPYEIESRWKYFTLQDLRDLKFYWLFSGISPFIIESHPVLRELKEKGHKYTDEDVRILYSEMLPLIGKTVGLYKELYDSGRIEISATPYYHPILPVIYDSRNAEISNPYTRRPDFSFSEPENARKHVAKAIQFMKEKLNVEVQGMWPAEGSVSMDTIQIYKEHGIKWIATDEEILFKSLKTYDREKIYKPYTINGLRIFFRDRVLSDKIGFEYTQRGEVESALDLFERLRELSKVENRVVSIILDGENPWDNYPNGGQKFLETLYGLLYKCTKIKTA
- a CDS encoding pyridoxal phosphate-dependent aminotransferase: MSIKKNTLRISNRAEGMQASPIRKLYPHAIEAKKKGVTVYHLNIGQPDVPTPKQIFEGIKNFNDPVLPYGPSDGIPELREEIAKYFGRFGVQVSPSEVFITTGGSEAILFAFLLVGDYGDEVLVPEPFYTNYQGFAQQVGINLRPIPTSVEEGFHLPSYETIKKLVNDRTRAILLCSPNNPTGTIYEDEEFESVIKVVKEHGLNLLVDEVYREFAFDGRKPVTTLRFEEIHDRLIVLDSISKRFSACGARVGFIVTKNREFLEAFMKMGQARLCPPTIEQWGAVYGFKYIDEFIGPMIAEYEKRRNAVFDELAKIPRIEARKPEGAFYTVVKLPVENAEDFAVWLLKDFNENGKTLMVAPAESFYLTPGKGVDEVRIAYVLEEEKLREAIRILGKALEVYNSRR
- a CDS encoding diguanylate cyclase — encoded protein: MEARIKFKNVVISIIIFSISILSIRLFEHLYDTTKIRCEKCIFIKKVKTTGRDLEIPFLMEASGSHIFWFNFERPKCDTPALFIPLIDGNYLEVYLNGHLIGVSGNPISRNSLRWNKPELFVIPGSFLKDGFNELRILVKAENTLGILSPIFMGDLRFVKGRYILLGFLNQVLNQFYLAMFLVLGFFIVLIPFLIELRLHRALLGISLIFFAIYLIDYTFVPYLPIYYAVYKKIIIASLYLSLALYGLAFVYEFGYRGVHRKIALALLVVNIGLILVLLSVPNDSVLVRRTYLKMNVTIYVSMALIVSVFLREIIRSARPEKLLLINLNAIIFLLPHVFNDVYVLVNNLPKPLLTQYALPIFVFANTSYIVNDFITLYRKLILEKRRAEFLEKESMRDPLTGALNRRFLNKIKEIIPGMYSISLIDLDNFKDFNDHFGHVIGDCVLRRITSILFSMLRKDDYVIRYGGDEFLLLLYKTSRVEAEKILEKIKHKLVENKIECDDQDFYVSFSYGIASADEAHTFEEMLKIADSRLYEAKSLKSGV
- a CDS encoding response regulator, which produces MANYRILLVDDEPDIRTVYGEMLKREGYDVITAENAEEALYKISTEPIDLVILDIKMKGKSGLEVLENLEKEKKKKDIPVILFTAYSSYQDEYTAWFADAYVVKSGDPTELKNEIKRLLKKKETPK